The proteins below come from a single Haladaptatus paucihalophilus DX253 genomic window:
- a CDS encoding citrate synthase, with translation MTDQTINEGLENVIVAETRRSYIDGDAGELVIAGYPLAELAEHATFEETVFLLWNDRLPTAEELASFRADLAAYRDLSDATLDLLRAAAADDADPMDALRMGVAAATLGHETDGPEDEARLLVAQLPTIVAAYWRLRNGNEPVAPDGDLSHAANYLYMLTGEKPTDAETRGLETYLNSVVDHGLNASTFSGRAIVSTETDLVSAVTGAVGALKGPLHGGAPGPVLDMLLDIHNSGDAAGYVEDKLDEGERIMGFGHRVYNVRDPRAAVLSSAAESFYESGGERAFFETAKTVETTTTDLLSERRPDLSLATNVEFYTAVLLHGIGIPSELFTTTFAIARVGGWTAHCLEQLDDNRIIRPRSAYVGGENREWQPVEER, from the coding sequence ATGACCGACCAGACTATCAACGAGGGATTGGAGAACGTCATCGTCGCGGAAACCCGACGCAGCTACATCGACGGCGACGCCGGTGAACTGGTCATCGCCGGGTATCCGCTCGCGGAACTCGCCGAGCACGCGACGTTCGAGGAGACGGTCTTCCTCCTGTGGAACGACCGCCTGCCGACCGCCGAGGAGTTGGCGTCCTTCCGCGCCGACCTCGCCGCCTACCGCGACCTCTCGGATGCGACGCTTGACTTGCTCCGGGCGGCCGCGGCGGACGACGCCGACCCGATGGACGCGCTTCGGATGGGCGTCGCGGCCGCGACGCTCGGACACGAAACGGACGGTCCCGAGGACGAAGCCCGCCTCCTCGTCGCGCAACTGCCGACCATCGTGGCGGCCTACTGGCGACTCCGAAACGGGAACGAACCGGTCGCCCCCGACGGCGACCTCTCGCACGCCGCGAACTACCTCTACATGCTCACCGGGGAGAAACCGACCGACGCCGAGACGCGCGGCCTCGAAACCTATCTCAACTCCGTCGTGGACCACGGCCTCAACGCCTCGACGTTCAGCGGACGAGCCATCGTCTCGACGGAGACGGACCTCGTGTCGGCAGTTACGGGCGCGGTCGGCGCGCTCAAGGGGCCGCTCCACGGGGGCGCGCCCGGCCCGGTTCTCGACATGCTCCTCGACATCCACAACTCGGGCGACGCGGCGGGCTACGTCGAGGACAAACTCGACGAAGGAGAGCGAATCATGGGCTTCGGTCACCGGGTCTACAACGTCCGCGACCCGCGGGCCGCCGTGCTTTCGTCGGCCGCCGAATCCTTCTACGAGTCGGGTGGCGAGCGCGCGTTCTTCGAGACGGCGAAGACGGTTGAAACGACCACGACCGACCTGCTCTCGGAACGCAGGCCCGACCTCAGTCTGGCGACGAACGTCGAATTCTACACGGCCGTCCTCCTCCACGGCATCGGGATTCCGTCGGAACTGTTCACGACGACGTTCGCCATCGCCCGCGTCGGCGGATGGACCGCACACTGTCTGGAACA